Genomic segment of Synergistaceae bacterium:
ATGAAGTGCCAAAAAGTGTAGCAGAAGAACTTCTTACGAAATAATATAGAAAACAGTAAAAAATTAAAAATTAAGCACGAATTATTAGAGGGAGGAAAGAAGCAATGGCAAAGGAACATTTTGTACGTAATAAGCCCCACCTTAACATTGGAACGATAGGACACATTGACCATGGTAAGACGACCTTAACAGCGGCGATCACGAAGACGCTTGCTCGTAAAAACGAGGCTGCCTTCATACCATATGACATGATTGACAAGGCACCGGAAGAAAGAGATCGCGGAATCACGATCAACATCTCACACGTTGAATATGAGACAGAGAACCGTCACTATGCACACATCGACTGTCCGGGACACGCCGACTACATCAAAAACATGATCACAGGAGCCGCCCAGATGGACGGAGCGATTCTTGTTGTATCAGCAGCAGATGGCCCCATGCCCCAGACCAGAGAGCACGTACTTCTTGCTCGTCAGGTCAGCGTTCCTGCACTTGTAGTATTCATGAACAAATGTGACATGGTAGACGACCCAGAACTACTAGACCTAGTAGAAATGGAAATCAGGGACCTACTCAATCAGTACGACTTCCCCGGAGACGATATTCCTATCGTACGTGGAAGCGCACTCAAAGCCCTTGAATCAGACGAAGACAACGACTGGTCAGCCCGCATAGTTGAACTCATGCAGGCCTGTGATGACTTTATTCCTGCACCGCAGAGACCTCTAGACCAGCCCTTCCTCATGCCCATAGAGGACGTATTCACCATCTCCGGTCGCGGCACCGTTGTAACCGGTAGAGTTGAAACAGGAGTCATCAAAAGCGGAGACGAAGTAGAAATCGTAGGAATCAGAGACACTCAGAAAACCACAGCGACAAGCCTTGAAATGTTCAGAAAGATACTTGACGACGCTGAAGCTGGCGACAACGTTGGAGTACTCCTCCGCGGTACCGGCAAAGACGAAGTTGAGCGTGGACAAGTACTTGCCAAACCTGGCAGCATCAAACCGCACAAACACTTC
This window contains:
- the tuf gene encoding elongation factor Tu; the encoded protein is MAKEHFVRNKPHLNIGTIGHIDHGKTTLTAAITKTLARKNEAAFIPYDMIDKAPEERDRGITINISHVEYETENRHYAHIDCPGHADYIKNMITGAAQMDGAILVVSAADGPMPQTREHVLLARQVSVPALVVFMNKCDMVDDPELLDLVEMEIRDLLNQYDFPGDDIPIVRGSALKALESDEDNDWSARIVELMQACDDFIPAPQRPLDQPFLMPIEDVFTISGRGTVVTGRVETGVIKSGDEVEIVGIRDTQKTTATSLEMFRKILDDAEAGDNVGVLLRGTGKDEVERGQVLAKPGSIKPHKHFKSEVYVLKKEEGGRHTPFFTGYKPQFFFRTTDVT